The genome window ccagagtaatgattTAGCCCAAgaagtctctctctctctcacattcTGATCCCACTTCAACATCCCCCGTCATGGGACCAAGGTAGTCAACAACATCAAATTCATACATATCTCGGTTATCTGATTCATAGTCCACACGTTCAGCTTCCCCATCCTCAGTCTTGTTTTCTTCCCAAGTAGGGGCAACTGACTTTCTCAATTCCCCATCTTCAATTTGAGAGTCATAACCAACATCAAGTTCAGTCACATTCTCCATGCCAAATGGATGACCACAATAATCCTCATCAAGGATGAATTCATATTGTTCTACTGAAATAGTTGAATGCTCAAAAGACTTGTTTATAAATTCCCTAAACCCAACATGCACTGAAGGATTAACTTTAGTAGCATCATCTGCAGAAACTTGGTCATTACGTTCCTTTACACCCACAATTACCACAGATTGGCCTTCTTTAGCAGATGCACCAGACGTAGACACATCATCACATCTAGGTGAAGAATGGGGAACATGTACTTCACCTGATTCATTAGTAGGAACCTCAGCATGTACAGGTCCTAGTGAACAGGtgttagtgttgagatattaggaatgtttagatattaggaaagttaagatattaggaatgttgagattttaggatattagttgttctatccttatatcattccttccttgtatcattctttcccattcttagaatggtgattaccctctatatatactctgtacatgaacaaatgaaataattaatgaaaaaactatcattcatcaatttgaagatggtatcaaagccatggaactgaaatcctaGATATTTTGTCAGTAAGGCCAGCCATCGCCCCTCATTAgcgataaaataaaataaataaataaaaatgagtgaaaaaatACTATTGTTTTTCAATCTGAATGTACTTTAATccaataattattttgactgaATCAAACTATGACGTTTGGTCACAACTCGTGGAGATGCGTATTGCCGAATGGGAAAAACTTTCCTACATTCGAGGTAAGACAAATCCACCAAGAGAGTCAGAAGatgaatatgaaaaatggtatgctgagaatcaaaaggtgaagagaTGGTGGTTGTTAATGTCCATGAGTCCAGAAATTATGAAGCATTACTTACGCTTACCCACCGCTCAAGAAATTTGGAGTGCATTATCAAAGGTCTTCtatgatggaagtgatgaattATAAGTTTTCACTTTGAATCAAAAAGCCTTCACTGCCAAACAAAGCGGCAGGTCTCTTTCTGAATATTATGGAGAGTTAACTAAATTTTTTTGCGAATTGGATCATCGGGATAAGGTAGTCATGAAAGACCCTGAGGACATTGCAGCATACCGAAAATCCATTGAACGACAACGGGTGCACATCTTTCTTGCTGGATTGGATGGTGACTTTGAGCAAGTTCGAGGAGAGATTCTATGCAAAGATCCTCTTCCCGATTTGGAAGAATACTATGCACTAATTCGACGAGAGGCAGTGTGTCATGCTAGTATGAAAGCAGAATCTGACAACCCTGACACCTCAGCTATGGTAGTCCGATAACGATCAACCCAGAATTGGCAGGACCaatccaagaccaaccatcctaagatagaccctaatattgataagtcaaccttcaaatgcattGAATGCAATAagactggtcataccaagagtcgttgctttgaaattgtgggatatccagactggtgggatcataatcgtgatcaacggaagaaggattccaagaaaaccttgACTGCAGTTGTTgctgaaataaaaacaaaggctaatgttgttgagaaagcctctgcattggtagccgctacagattatggtggtaagtttttaaatacttctacacctgttattaatagtgcatggataattgattctggtgctacaaatcatatgacttttgattttaGACAAGtctcaccccttagacctttctcacaaaaaattgtttccacagccaatggtaacacaaccccagtcattggggaaggatccttaactcttactgatactttgaatttggattttgttttagttgttccatctttagattacaatattttgtcagtttctcaaatcactgcagccttatcttgtattgtcattttttggcctgaattttgtgtttttaagaacaccctcaacagacgacaattggtttggtatttcagtgaagacatctttaGACCCAAATTGTTCAGACAACTCACccgcttcctggttcactagttcagattgtccagattcatcatCCTCAGatatatgataatcataatcgaaagtctaaatttctttttggtactccccctgaagttcagactcaaaTGAAAAATACGTCGAATCTTcgtgaaacaccacatccattgtaataaacattcgtcgagttggaggatggtaacatcaatatccctttttgtgcaatgcatatccaactaacacacattgcaatgcacaAGAAGTTAACTTAgtgcgttggtgtttgtgtagatacacaaatgccacacaaccaaaaacacgaggatgtagatttgggacggttgggacaactacgacattagtaagagcttggagaggtgtttggaagcATACTTGGTCAAAATTTGAGGATTTCTCATATTCTTCGTGGTCtccaaaattttcctttttttttttttttttagatttttttttctatttcaaataccaattatattgtttttcctactttaaatattttatccatggtttgaaatatcggtaaacaTTGATATATTGGTAATCTgtggatattttgaaaaaatacatgtgttaaagttattttgtaagtgtaattgacataaacatggttaagaagaaaaatataagtaaGGATATATGggttttaatatataatttattatttatcttatcaaattaattttaatttataaaatattagaacttcattatttttttattttagtatttttttaaataaatttatacttttaatattttaaaataaagggattcaaaattaaaaggataaattttaaaaatttaaaagtgaagtgataataatttttaaaaatatgattaatgggataaatgatgatgcataatttttttatatttacattttttatatttaattattatataaatgatataaaaaagacttgttaagaaaattataatgttggtttttatacttttattaatcaattaaataaaatttaaaataaaataattagaatttttttttaataatgaactttaatatatttaaattaaacatatattaaCAAACAAGGATTGAAATGTCGAAAAATTTCGGCGATATTTCGGAGAAATATCGCTTATCGGTCGGCTCCGACACGATATTCGTCACCGATTATCGGTCGACGGATATTtcgataatttttcaaaaatatctccgatatttcggtatttatcggtattcttaccgatttttcgggaaatttcccgatatttcctaccagtccagtcCCCGCACAGGAAacaaaatctgtccaattttttttaaaacattgctatttggtaatctgatcatgatttgcaggcaaaggttgtgtttttcagcatggctcaaaaatcgtggatttagggttcgtgaaatttaaatccaatgccacaacagcaaagagaccctagaacagatccagaaagcacaaggagcaaaaaaaaagcaatttttttggttttcattgggggttttgcatggattttctcagaaatcaaacgaggatgaattttcccgaaaATCGAAtgagggatggattttcttgggaatcaaacggggtttgaaaaaaaaaacatgattagattagtacctggcaacctgcgaggattgagagtggcagaggaaaataggcctttttagggattctctcgtctggagggcaacttcagaaaagggcttcttcaTGCCCATGGCCCGAGTGAGAGAAGACGGTGccccttttgaatttttagatttggtaaaaataaaaataaaaataaaaaaacaaatcatgagaacaattttctatctatatataaataattattaactatccatatttattttaattaaatcactaccatatattgaaatttagatttttatccacaatattttatgaattaaaattaatgtaataagataaattattaataattttaattatttaaataaattaatactaataaaaaaaaattgttactacatatttttaataaaattttaaaaattaaatcttaaataaaatattttatataaattaatttaatttttcatttaaaatgtaataaaatatattttaataaaagtttttaaaaataaatatttaaaatgaatatatttttaaaactttaaaatgtgtatttttacttattttatcattttttaaagttttttcaagtatttctattaattttaaataattttgactctatcgatatttgtgaaaaaatatccaccgatatttctccgatatttccgatatatccgtaaaatcgaagtaccgatatatccgtaaaaaccgatatttcaatccttgttAACAAATGGGAGCTTGGCCTAGTGGTAGCCACTTGACTACATGTGCGTTGCGTTGACCAATCGATAATTTGGGAAATTATCTGAAAAATTGGCCAAAATGCCGACCGATTATCCAATCTTCTacataaattaattcaaattacaataaaaaaattagtagtacaattttcaattaataattGGTACATcactttttaaattcttaacaataaatacttattttagtttatttaaaatctattttttctcaaagtcttaaggttataattttttatcataaaataaatagcaacttttcttttacaaaattttaaatattttacaacttttataaaaataatttataaaatggtATGAAAATATAGGGAAAAAAGaacccaaattttttaaatcagtattattttcatctatttataaataatttgtaatatattattttaatgaataatctaattatttcttaaaatgcCCATTTTTACttatcatatcatcaacatcaaTTAACAACTAGATTCTTTCACTTAAatatttcccttctttttagattttttattattattattatttaagatttttcttttttaactcgAGACATAAAAGTTAagacttatttttttctccatgaaCAAACACCTAATAACAAAAGTGAGGTAGTTTGAAGAGTGTGGACATTAAAAGTGGTGAAAAAAATCtcaactaataataataataataataataaatctaaaaggaaaggaaacatTTATGTAAAAGAATTTAGTTATGTATTGATATCGATGGTATGACAagtaaaaaagatattttatggGATAATTAGATATATGCAtgtattttaaatgatttttaaatgtataaaaataatattaatttaaaaaattttaagattcattttttaatatattttgatatttaagatttttttttaatatattttaatattagtgaatcaaaactTACTTTTTGGTACATTTATATGATGTGTGCGGGATGACTTCCCTTTCAAGTACATGATAACCGATTGGTAACCTAttgaattgatatttttaaatttttattcaagttGACTTTACATGTGTTGATTTCCTATTGGTGAAAAAAGGTGGGTAGGATACCAAAAAGTAAATTtcggtatatatatatatatgttcattatgttttagTATGTTTTTGGGTACCCACTTGCTGAAATGGATGATAAGATCGGCTACTCATTGGAAGAAATATATATGGTAATAAGGTCATTAAGATCTAAGATCAATGATCATGATAAATGTATGTATTATAAAATGGACCTAAAAGAAGGCATCATACTTACAAACAATATTTGTCTAAGAACATAGATTATTAGGAATGACAATTGAGGGATCAATCAAACTCAGCACAAAATCCGTCTCCTGTGAATTACAGCTCGACCTGACTTTAGATTAGGCTTCAATGGAATGCCTTGAGTTTACAGTTCATAAATATGAATTAGACATCCTGAGTATTGTCTCACAAAGCAATCAACAGTAACATTCTCTATCAAGTTCCAATATATACTTGAAGTCCAGTTTGTAGGATGAAGCAACACAATCCAACTTTGTATTCTTGAGTTATATAACAAATGACAAGAATATCAATCAAGATTTCAACTCCCTTCCAGCCCAGGAAGAGTACTATTacaaaaactccaaaaaaaggGTACAATCCAGCTTTGTGAAAattccataaataaataaaaaaaaaaaggagaaataattcattttatatACCTTTGTTTATTGCAGTTCCTTCTCCTCAAGTTTGCTGCTGCTGCTTCATACTTGAAATGCTGTCCTCTGCCTTTCACCTATTGCACAACATGATTCAATGGTCGAACAAAGTTGTTTTCAACTGTCTTTGCCTTCCTTCAGGTCTTTTTGAAGCTTTACAATTTGGATACGcttgtgtggagaaaaaaaattcagtttCATAAATGTGCAGTGGAGATATATGCTAATCAAGGGCCGCTTTGTTCTTGCGGCCAGTGATGGGCTTCGGTAACCCGTCAAAGATTGGTCTGGCAGAGAGAGCCTGCAAGTCTGGTTTCAAGTTCCATGATGTTGGCCATACAGATGAGGAACTATTATTCTGGTCATGCTCTTGTAGGCTTGGTGTGCTTGATGATTTGCGGACCGAGGTGAGCCCTTCAGGCATGATGGAGTCTCCCAAGCCCACTGGGATAGCATTCAACCAACTTGATTCAGCATCTGCAGACAATGCAGTCCGGCTTGCAGATTTCGGTCTCAGGGCTAACCCCTTCCCTGTTATAGCAGAAAAACCGCTACTGCCACCGCTGTTTTCTTCTTTCAGCAACCTTTCTGGTCCAGCCCCAGAATCAGCTTCTGATTTCTGACGCCTTCGGACCGACTTCTCATTAGACCTCTCACCCTCCCCATCTCCAGCTTCAGATATAGGGACATCAGCAGCTACTGTACCATTCTCAGCGAAGAAACCATTAGCTAAATTTCGGGACTTGTGGTCTTGGTTTGAAGATGGCTCAGAAATAGGTAATGCTTTGGGCAGAAGTCCAAAGTCGAAGCCATGAGGTTTCCCTGCTCCGTAGACCGTCATTTCCATGCCCTCAGCCCCACCATTTTGATTTTTGTCTTGAGATTTGAGACCATAATAGTTCTGTAAAGTACTCATGGCTGGAGAAACTTTCTTTTGGGGTGTTTTCAACCCTAAGGACTGGAGTGATTCCAAGACATTGGAGTGGCTCAGATGCAGTGGTGTTTCTTCGGTGCTCCTTTCTCTTCAATAAGTTTTAGCATGATGAGCCACAACAAATATGGTCTATAATAACAATCagcaggaagaaaaaaaaaaaaaaaaaaacgtagaATCTTATGAAATTTAAAAGCTGAAGCTTTGAACTTGTTCTACCATGCAGACACCATTCACAAAAAGAT of Vitis vinifera cultivar Pinot Noir 40024 chromosome 17, ASM3070453v1 contains these proteins:
- the LOC100266699 gene encoding uncharacterized protein LOC100266699, whose product is MKGERSGGGGGCLMSGGGGGRCAATNSNSHVNGVNYILHTVSKMDTLAGVAIKYGVEVADIKRMNGLATDLQMFALKSLQIPLPGRHPPSPVLSNASTSSGERSTEETPLHLSHSNVLESLQSLGLKTPQKKVSPAMSTLQNYYGLKSQDKNQNGGAEGMEMTVYGAGKPHGFDFGLLPKALPISEPSSNQDHKSRNLANGFFAENGTVAADVPISEAGDGEGERSNEKSVRRRQKSEADSGAGPERLLKEENSGGSSGFSAITGKGLALRPKSASRTALSADAESSWLNAIPVGLGDSIMPEGLTSVRKSSSTPSLQEHDQNNSSSSVWPTSWNLKPDLQALSARPIFDGLPKPITGRKNKAALD